CCGCCTGTCCCAAGAGTTCTTCAATGGCCAGCGCGCACGCGGGGGTGTTGGGGGCGTGCTTGAGCAATATGGTGTTGCCGGCCATGAGGGCGGGCGCCCCGAAGCGGAAGAGCTGCCAAAAAGGGAAGTTCCAGGGCATGATGGCCAGCACGGGGCCCAGCGGATCGTAGCGGACCAGTGAGCGGGCTGCGTCGGAGTGGCGTTCCTCGGGGGTCAGATAAGAGGGGCCGTGTTGGGCGAAGTAACGGCAGACCCAGGCGCATTTCTCCGCCTCGGCTCGCCCTTCAGCCAAGGGCTTTCCCATCTCTTCGGCCATCAGAGCGCCCAGCGAGGAGGCTCTTTCCTGCAGCAACCCGGCCGCCGCCGTCAGCCTCTCTGCGCGCTGCTCGAAAGACCAGTTCTTGTATTCTTGAAAGGCCTGCCAGGAGTCGCGCAAAGCCTGTTCGACGGCTTCTTCCCCGGCGGTTTCATAGCGGCGGACGAGCTGACCCGTGGCGGGATTGAGCGTGCGGTATTCGATCATGCTACTAGCTTATCTCGAAGGCCGCCGCTGGGAAAAACGGCCCCAGGGCCGGAGCCGCCCGCCAGCCCCGAGATTTTTGTGACGATGGGCTTGACGCCCTGTGGTAGGCTGTTCGGTGGGCAACTTGACCGCCGGTCCTCTGTGCAGGATGTGGCATGGAGAGAGGACGCTTTCTTGGCCGGCGATGGTCGAATTCAATCTTGAGCAGGCGGGTCTTGACCGTCCTGGCGAGTCTTTGTCTGCTCTGCCTGAGCGAATGGGCGCCGCTGGTGCTGGCTGCCGGTTCGCTCGAAATCAGCAATCGCTATAGTCCCCGCAACCAACGGCGCCCGCGCCGCCCCGACACGCGCTACATCGTCCTGCACACGACTGAGGGCGGCGAGAGGGGGTCTTTGCGCAAGATCCGTAGCCGCGGCGAGGCTCATTATTTCGTCACCCTCAAGGGCAGAGTCTACCGGGTGATCGAAAAGAGCAAGATCGCCAAGCACGCCGGACGCAGCATGTGGGAGGGGCGCAGTACCCTCGACAACCACTCCATCGGAATCGAGGTTGTGGGATACCACGACCGTGAGATCAACGAGGCCCAGTACAAGGCCCTGCGCGAGCTGGTGCGCCAACTGCAGAGCTACTACCGCATCCCCGACCGCAACGTGTTGACTCATTCCATGGTCGCTTACGGGCGGCCCAACCGCTTCCATCCCTACAACCACCGCGGACGCAAGCGTTGCGCCATGGTTTTCGCCCGTCACCAAGTGAGAGCCAAACTGGGCTTAGAGGAAAAGCCACTCAAAGACCTTGACGTGGAAGAGGGCCGTTTGGCGGTGGCCGATCCCGAACTTTATCGTTTCTTGTTTGCGCCTGCCCCCGCCGAGTCTCGCCGGGCCGAGGCACCGCCCAGCCATCCCAACGTCATCACGCCCGGATGGACGGCTTGGCATATCGCCCGCGAACATTACGCCTCCGCCGATACCGTCTACGTTTTTCCCGACGGTCGGCGCCTGGCCGGCAACCAGATCGAGAACTGGGGACGCATTCCCGTGGGCACCCAGGTGCTGGTGGATGAGAGGGAGGAGCCTCAGGGCGAGTTCGAGGGATTCCTTGAAGTGGAGGAGGAATCGATCTCCGCCTCGGAAGTGGCGGGTCAACTGGCCCGCTCCGAGACCACCATCTACTTCTTGCCCAACGGAATGGTGCGGACGGGAAGGGAGATGGCGGCCCGCACCTCGACCCAGCAGTTGTTGCAGGACTTGCCGGCAGGGACGCGCATCCTCACCGGATATGTCTACGGAGGACATGTACGCAGCAGCCGTCCCCCGGTCAAGATCGCCGGAATGAAGTGGAATTATCCCTCCACCTTCTATCGTTTCCCCGACGGGCGAATACTCTCTGGAGACGAGATCGACGACGGCTCCATCCCCAGCAAGACCTTGGTCTTTTACCAGCACTAGCGAGCTGCCTCATACCGCCGAGAGCAAATGAGCCTTCACCGCCGTCGCTGATGGTTGACCCGTGTGTGAACTTGCTGGCCACCTAGTGGCCCTAGTGCTGCCGGTTATAAGTTCTGAGCCAGGGCCCTCCGTTTTCTTGTCCCTGACAGGGACAGATTCGCCAGCAGGGTCAGCCCCGGCGAGCGCCAGCGAGACGGCGGCGCCACCCTGGGTTTCAGACGGCAAGGCTCTGAACGCTGAAAGCGTGGAATAACGCGACAGGGCGGCTCAAAGCTTCTGACGCACTGCAGCGGCTCAGTTGGAGCCCGAATCTTCGCTCACTTCTTCCGACTGGCTGTCGTCTGACCGGCTCTGGCGCGGAGGCCTGGCGGTGCCGTCCAGGATTTCCCTGATCAGGCTGACCAGCGAAGCGGGAGTAAAAGGCTTCTGCAGGAAGTGAGTGCCCGGTTCCAGCACTCCGTGGCGGTCGATGGCATCCTCGGTGTAGCCGCTCATGAAGACGACTTTGAGGCCGCGCAAGGAGGAGGACAGGCGGCGAGCCAGTTCCTTGCCGTTGATTCCCGGCATGACGACGTCGGTAAGCAGCAGGTCGATATGGCCCCGGTGGCCTTCCACTTTTTCCAGGGCGGCGGTGCCGTTGGAGGCTTCCAGGCATTGATAGCCCTTCTTTGACAGGATGGCCGCGATCAGTTGGCGGATGCCGTCGTCGTCTTCAACCACCAGGATGGTTTCCCGTCCCTCCGCCTTGGGGGGCTTGGCTTTGGAGGAGCGTGCCGCCGGCTTGGCCCCTTTGACGGGCGGAAAATAGAGGCGGAAGGTGGTGCCCTTTTCCAGCGCGCTGTCCAGGAAGATGTAGCCTTCGCTCTGCTTGACGATGCCGTAGACCGTGGCCAGCCCCAAGCCGGTGCCTTTGCCCTTGCCTTTGGTGGTGTAAAAGGGTTCGAAGGCCCTTTCCTGAGTCTGGGAGTCCATTCCGCAACCCGAGTCGCGGACCGTCACCAGCACATAATCGCCGGCCGGGACCTGCACGACCTTGCTGGCTTCGCCTTCGCGCAGCGTCACGTTGCCGGTTTCGATATGAAAGGTGCCTCCGTCGGGCATGGCGTCGCGGGCGTTGACGGCCAGGTTCATGAGCACCTGCTGTATCTGTCCCGCATCGACTTTGACCGGTTCCAGATCTTTGCAAAGCCTTGTGGTGAGGCGGATGTCCTCGCCGATCAAGGGTTTGAGCAGGTTCTTCATTTCCCGGATGGTCTTATTGAGGTCGAGGATGCGCGGATCCAAGACCTGGCGCCGCGAAAAGGCCAGCAATTGGCGGGTCAGGTTCTCGGCCTTCTGAGAGGCGTCGAGGATGGAATCGACCTGATTGCGCAACCGCTTGTCTCCGTTGATGGCGCTGCGCAGCAATTGTCCGTAGCCCGAGATGACGGTGAGGATGTTGTTGAAGTCGTGGGCCACGCCGCCGGCCAATCGCCCGATGGCCTCCATCTTGCGCGAGTCGCGCAACTGCTGCTCGAGCCGTTTGCTCTCGGTCAGGTCCTGGACGATGTCGACGAAGTGGTCGAGGCTTCCGTCCTCGCGCCGCACGCAGGCGGTGGAGAGCTTGACGTGGATGGTCTTGCCCTCTTTGTTCAAGTAGCGGCGCTCGGTGGAGAGGCTGTCCAGTTCTCCCTCCTGCAGCTTGTTGTAGGCCATCAGAGCCATGTCACGGTCGTCGGGGTGGATCAGTGCGGGCCAGGACAAGTCTTGCAGTTCCCGCCGCGAGTAGCCGAGGATCTGGCAAAGCCGTTCATTGACTTCGATGAAACGCCGCTCGGGGGAGGTGATGGCGAAGCCGATCAAGGGCATTTCGAAATAGCTGCGGAAGCGTTCTTCGCTGCGCCTGAGAGCCTTTTCGGCCCGCTTGCGCTCATGGATTTCCTGGCTCAGTATCCGGTTGCGCCGCCGCAATCCGCGCACCCGCAGGCGGATTCCCGCCCAAGCCGCCAGTCCGATGAGCAAGGCCGCAAGAGTCAGGAAGATGCGGGTCTGATAGAAATGGGGCTGCAGTCCGAAGCTGAGGGAAACAGGCAGCGAAGTCCACACGCCGTCGTTGTTGCAGGCCACCAATTGAAAGTTGTAGCGGCCGGGGGGAAGGCGGTCGAAGCGGGTACGCCGCTCGGAAGTTTCCGTCCAGGACTGGTGCAATCCGCTCATCTTGTAACGGAAACGGACCCGGGACGGGCTGAGGAAGCTGAGGGCCGTGTATTCGATCTCGATGTTGCTTGAACCGGGCGGCAGCACAAGGTCGGGACCCAGGGTCCGTTCCTCTCCGTTGACCAGCAGCCTCTCGATGACCACCGGCGGCGGCAGCTTGTTGTGATGGCGGACGTCGGGGTCGATGACCGAGACGCCTTTCTGGGTGGCGAACCAAAGGCGGCCGTCACGGGTCTTGCAGGCCGAGGGATCGGTACCGATGTAGTGGTAGGCCTTCATCCCATGGGTCTTATCGTAGCGCTCGAAAGAGAGATCGAGATCTTGACCCGAAGCGACCTGGTGCAGCCGCTGCCTGTCGACCGAGAAAATGCCGCGCGGAGTGCTCATCCAGTAACGTCCGCGGTCGTCGTCGAGCAGTGAAAAGATGACGTTGCCGAACAGCCCCTCCTTGCTGCCGACGTTGTCGAAGCGGCCCTGGCGCAGGCGGCTGAGTCCGCCGCCGTCAGTGGCAATCCAGAGCGTCCCGTCCCTTTCCTCGTGGATGGCGAAGATGCTGTTGGAACGCAGGCCGTCCTCTTCGGTGTAGATTCTGATCGCGCCCTTGGCGTCATAACGCGCTAACCCGCCGCCACGGGTGCCGATCCAAATCTGGTCGCGGGAATCCTGGTGAAGGGTCCAGATCTCGTTGCTGGGCAATCCGTCGTCGATGGTCAGCGAGGCCGCGATCCTTTCTCCTTCCAGCCTCAGGAGGCCGTTGCTGGTTCCCGCCCAGATGCTGCCGTCGCGGCGATCTTCCAGCAACGTCAGGATCTGTCCCTGACCTTCTCCGTCCAAGATTCGCCGAAAACGCCCCCCGCTCAAGCGGTAGACCCCGCTTTGGGCGGTCCCCACCCACAGGCGGTCTTGACGGTCGACCAGCAGCGTCCAAATCGAATCGCTTCCCAGTCCGTGGCGGCGGTCGAAAACCTGCACCACTTGACTGTCCTTGAGCAGAGCCACGCCTCCCCGGTCGGTGGCCACCCAGAGGCCTCCGTCGCGAGTCGTCTGCATGCCCCAGACGAGGTCGTCGGGGAGCCCCTCCTTGCGGCTGAAGGTGGTGACCGAGCCGTCCTTGAAGCGGAAGAGCCCGTCGTGAGTGCCCAGCCACAGGCTGCCTTCGCGGTCTTCGAAGATGGCCCGCACGGCATTGCTCGAGAGCCCCTGCTCAGTGGTGAAGACTTCGAATCTTCCCTCGAAATAGCGGGCCAGGCCTCCGCTGGTCCCGATCCATACGGCGCCTCGCTTGTCTTGATAGAGGACGTTGATGCGTTCCTGCTCCAGTTGCTCAGGCAGGGCGATCTCTTCGATGCCCCCCGAACGGCGGCGGAAGAGCCCGTCCTGAGTGCCGATCCAAAGCGATCCGTCGGCCACCACCAACACCGTCCGGACGGTGGCCTGGGGCAGTCCCTCGTCGGGACCGTAGATGCGTACCATGCCCTCGCGCAGGGCGTTGAGGTAGCCTCCCTGAGTCGCGGCCCAGATGGTGCCGGACGGGTCTTCGGCGATCCACAGAACGTTGTCGCCGCCCAGTCCCTGTTGGCGGTCGAAGGATTGAAATCGGCCATCCCGATAGAGGCTGACGCCGCCCCCGCTGGTGGCCGCCCAGACGTCGCCCGAGAGAGAGCAGAAAACGTGTTCCACCACGTTGCTGGAGAGTCCGTCTTCAGTGCTGAGCGGGACCATCTCCCGCCCTTGCCGCCTCACCAGCCCTCCCGAGGTGCCGATCCAGAGCGTGGAGTCGGGCGTCTCGCACAGCGAGGAGATGGAGTTGGAAGGGAGATTGCTGTTGCCCTGGTTGAAGACCGAAAAGGAGGCTCCGTCGAAGCGCGCCAACCCCTCGTGGGTGCCCAGCCAAAGGTAGCCGTCGGAACTCTGAAGAATGGTTCGGACGCTGTCTTGAGGCAGCCCGTCCTCGCTGTGCCAGACGTCCCAACTGTACTGAGTCAGGTGCTTGGCGGGATCCAGTCCGCTGCCCCACAGCCAAGCCGTCTGGGTGAAGGAAAAAAAGAACAAGCCCAGGCATTTCAGGAATCGGGTTGTCGGCAAACGACCTTTCACGGCCTTCCTCTTTTCCAACTTGGGCAAATAGCCGGGGGGCACCAACCCCCAATTCTATCAAACGCATCTCATGATTCGGGATCGAATCGGGATCGCCGCAAACTATGACGAAGGCCAAGATTTCTTGTTAATCGGCGATGCTAGGCCAGCGATTTTGAAACAACATGAGCATAAAGGGCGTCGAAGGACGGCTGCGGCGGCCGACTGCCATGTTATTTGGGAATCGACGGTCTAGGCCAGCAAGAGGGCGTCAACCAGTTCATCGGGGTCGGCGATGAGGAAGTGACGGGATTCCACGCTCAGCAGCTTTTCGTTCTGCAGGTGGCTGAGCACCCGGGTGGCGGTTTCGCGGGAGATGCCGGTAATATCGGCCAGTTCCTTGTGGGTCAACTGCAGGCTGATGCGGGTCTTGCCGTTGGCGGTCGCTTCGCCCTTCTTCTGGCAGAGCTGATAAAGGGCCGTCCTGATGCGCGAGTCGGCATTGTGGAAGGTCAGTACCTCGATTTGCGACCAGGCGTCGCGGCAACGTGAACAGAGCATCTTGAGGAGGGCGTCGTTGACCTTGGTGTTTTCGTTGAGGAGTTGTCGAAAGCGCACGGCGCCCAGTGAGAAGATGGTGGTGTTGACCACCGCGGTTACCGTAGCGGGCGTGGTTCCGCCGTCCACGAGAGCCATCTCGCCGAAGTACTCTCCGTCCTCATGGAAGGCCAGAATCATCTCCTTGCCGCTGGGGAGCAGGCGCGAAACCTTCACCCGCCCTTTCTTGACGACATAGAAATAGTGACCGGTATCCTCTTCGAAGAAGATGATCTCGTTGCGCTTGTACCGCTTTTCCCGAAAATAGGAACCGACTTGTTCCAGTTCCTCGTCGGTCAGTTGGGCAAACAAGCCGACACGCCTTAGAAAATCCAGCTCGACTTTCATCGTTTCCTCAATGCTTCCAGAGACTTCTTCAGATGGGCCACTCCGTAGCGTTCCTCCAACTCGGACAAAGTCGAGCTGATGTCCTCCAGCCGGGACAGATTCTTCTCCACTTGATCCAGGCGGCGGTCCGCCTCCCCGGCCCAAGGGCGGCACTGCAGGGCGGCAGCGGCTCCCTGGCGCGCGTGGTAATGCCCGAAGGCCCGCGCGGCGGGATAGAAGAAGAACAAATTGGGTCCCGGCAAGGGCATTAGAAAGCCTCCCAGAATGGCCAATACGACGTCCACCTGAAACCAGCGGAGGTGATGTCCCCGTCGGCTTTCCAGAAAGTCCTGGAGCAGGCCCTCGGCTTCATCCGCGCTCCATCGGGAGGGGTGGACGATCTTCAATCTCTGGGCCCCTCTCAGATCCGCACACACCTTTTCGTAATAATCAAGCTTTTCCTTTAGGCTTTCGTAGGTCGAAAAGATGCGCGCTTTGCTGCGGCCCCACCATCCTGAGCCGTGTCCGTCGGCATTCGGACTGCGCTGCACGGCCTCTACCAGGGGGATGAGAGTGCCCTTGGGCGAGCGCAGCAGCAGCACATTCACGAACGGTCCTTTCGGCGCTCCTTGCGCAGGGCCAGGGTCAGGCAGAAGATGAATCCGCCCCAAACGACCGACAGGATAACGATCATGGTGAGCAGGGAGAGGCTGTTCATCGTTTCAGGGTCCTTTCAGAGATGGAGCGGTTGGCGGCGATGAAGATGGCCAGAACCACCGACCACTGCAGCAGGCAGGTGCCCACCGACTCCGCCTCCCAGGGGTTCCACCAGCCCGTTGGATCTGCCTGGATGACCTGCCAGAACCACCAGACGACCAGGATGACGACCTGGGCCGGAATGAGGAAGCGGATGACGAAGTTGTACCAGGAGCCCACCTTCAGGTCGCTGCCCTCGGAATTGATGTTCTCCCGCCTGAAGCGGTCGGCGCCCTGGGAGATGACGGCCAGAGAGATGAAGAGTCCGCTCACCATCAGGGCCATTCCCCACACCCAGTCCTGGTTGATGAAAAAAGTGACGCTCAATGCTGAGGGGAGGCCGGCCAGCACGATGCCCAGGTAGACCATGAGAAGAGCCCGGCGGCGCGGCAACCCCAGATCGATGAGGACGCGGGTGGCCAGTTCCACCATCGAAATGAGGGAACTGAGGGCGGCGAAGGTCAGGGCCAGGAAAAAGAAGCAGGCGAAGAAGTAGCCTCCGGTCATGTGAGAGAAGAGATGGGGGATCCAGATGAAGGTCAGTCCGGTGTTGGCGGGTCCCGGTTCGCGGATCACCTGGGCGGCCTGTTCGGGGATGGTGGCGAAGACGGTGCAGAAGATCGTGATGCCGGCCAGCAGCGAGACCGAGTTGTTGCCGAAGCCGATCAGCGCCGCGTTGAGGGGCACGTCCTCGCGGTTGCGCATGTACACCGCATAGGTCAGGATCAGACCCCATCCGGCGCCCGTGTCCCAGGCATTTTGGGTCAGGGCTTGCAGCCAGATGCGGTAGTCGAGTAGGGCCTGCAAGTCGGGCGTGAAGAGGTACTCCAGTCCGGCCACGGCTCCGGGCAAGGTCACGGCCCGGATGGCTGAGATGATGATCAGCAGCAGCAGGGCCGGAATCAGAATGCGGTTGGCCTTCTCGATGCCGCCGACCACGCCGCGCGAGATGACGAAAGCGGCGATGGAGGCGGCCAGGATATGAAAGAGCACGGGCTGCCAGCCCGAGGTGGCGAAGTGTTCCCAGGCCTCCCTATGGTGGGTTTCGGCGAGCAGCTGTCCGCTGGCCGAGAGAAAGAAGTAGCGGATGCACCAGCCGGCCACCACCGAGTAGTAGAACATGATGGCGGTAGCCACGAATCCCACGAAGGTGCCCATCCAGGCATAGCGCTTGCCCATCATGACGGCGAAGGAGCCCACCGTCCCGTAGCGGGTTTTCTTGCCGATAGCGAACTCGGCCATGATCAGGGGAATGCTCCACAAGAAGAGAAACACCACCCAGGGCACCAGGAACGATCCGCCTCCGTTGGCCGCGGCAATGCGTGGAAAACGCCAGATGTTGCCGGTTCCTACGGCGATGCCGATGACCGACAGCAAAAGTCCCCAGCGCGAGGTGAAGTGTTCGACTTTTCGGGTGATGGTCACGGAAGTCTCCTTGTGGCGGCAGCAGATTGACGAGAGAGATTGTTAGCATTCCGCAGGGGGATTGTCCAGGGCATCAGGCGCGCCTCAGGCGCCGGTAGGCTTGCAGATAAGAGCGGACGCGGGCGCTCGGGTCGGGATGCCCGGCAATGTCGGAGATGACGGCGATCGAGGCGGCCCCCGCCTCCCAGACCCGGAGGGCCCGCTGAAGGTTGATCCCGCCGATGGCCACTACCGGCAGCCGGGAGGCGGCGCACAGGGTCTGCAGGCGTTCGAGTCCCAGGGGCGGATTGGCACCCGGTTTGGTGGGACTGCGGAAGATGGGTCCCAGGGCCAGATAGTCGACGGGCAGATCTTGGGCGGCGGCGAACTGTTCCTGGTTGTGAGTCGAATAGCCGATGATGGCCTTCTCCCCCAGAAGACGCCGGGCTCGCTGCGGCGAGAGGTCGTCCTGTCCCAGGTGAACCCCGTGAGCCTGGCTGGGGATCACCCAGTCGGCGCGGTCGTTGATGATGAGCAACGCTTGATGGCGGCGGCACAGGGCGGCTAACGACCGTGCCACGTGAAGAGTCTTCTTTTGCCAGGCCTCCTGCAAGCTCGATGACGCCTGCGCAGGAGGCTTCTCGCGAAGTTGCAGCAGCCGTGCTCCGCCCTCCAGGCAAGCCCGCGCCAGCGACTCGACATCACCCTGGCCGCTGCCGAAAAGCGGATAAAGCGGGGGAAGCTGCCTGTGCAACGCCGT
The sequence above is a segment of the Acidobacteriota bacterium genome. Coding sequences within it:
- a CDS encoding Crp/Fnr family transcriptional regulator; the encoded protein is MKVELDFLRRVGLFAQLTDEELEQVGSYFREKRYKRNEIIFFEEDTGHYFYVVKKGRVKVSRLLPSGKEMILAFHEDGEYFGEMALVDGGTTPATVTAVVNTTIFSLGAVRFRQLLNENTKVNDALLKMLCSRCRDAWSQIEVLTFHNADSRIRTALYQLCQKKGEATANGKTRISLQLTHKELADITGISRETATRVLSHLQNEKLLSVESRHFLIADPDELVDALLLA
- a CDS encoding peptidoglycan recognition family protein; this translates as MSRRVLTVLASLCLLCLSEWAPLVLAAGSLEISNRYSPRNQRRPRRPDTRYIVLHTTEGGERGSLRKIRSRGEAHYFVTLKGRVYRVIEKSKIAKHAGRSMWEGRSTLDNHSIGIEVVGYHDREINEAQYKALRELVRQLQSYYRIPDRNVLTHSMVAYGRPNRFHPYNHRGRKRCAMVFARHQVRAKLGLEEKPLKDLDVEEGRLAVADPELYRFLFAPAPAESRRAEAPPSHPNVITPGWTAWHIAREHYASADTVYVFPDGRRLAGNQIENWGRIPVGTQVLVDEREEPQGEFEGFLEVEEESISASEVAGQLARSETTIYFLPNGMVRTGREMAARTSTQQLLQDLPAGTRILTGYVYGGHVRSSRPPVKIAGMKWNYPSTFYRFPDGRILSGDEIDDGSIPSKTLVFYQH
- a CDS encoding sodium-dependent transporter; this translates as MTITRKVEHFTSRWGLLLSVIGIAVGTGNIWRFPRIAAANGGGSFLVPWVVFLFLWSIPLIMAEFAIGKKTRYGTVGSFAVMMGKRYAWMGTFVGFVATAIMFYYSVVAGWCIRYFFLSASGQLLAETHHREAWEHFATSGWQPVLFHILAASIAAFVISRGVVGGIEKANRILIPALLLLIIISAIRAVTLPGAVAGLEYLFTPDLQALLDYRIWLQALTQNAWDTGAGWGLILTYAVYMRNREDVPLNAALIGFGNNSVSLLAGITIFCTVFATIPEQAAQVIREPGPANTGLTFIWIPHLFSHMTGGYFFACFFFLALTFAALSSLISMVELATRVLIDLGLPRRRALLMVYLGIVLAGLPSALSVTFFINQDWVWGMALMVSGLFISLAVISQGADRFRRENINSEGSDLKVGSWYNFVIRFLIPAQVVILVVWWFWQVIQADPTGWWNPWEAESVGTCLLQWSVVLAIFIAANRSISERTLKR
- a CDS encoding MetS family NSS transporter small subunit; the protein is MNSLSLLTMIVILSVVWGGFIFCLTLALRKERRKDRS
- the thiE gene encoding thiamine phosphate synthase, which produces MTALHRQLPPLYPLFGSGQGDVESLARACLEGGARLLQLREKPPAQASSSLQEAWQKKTLHVARSLAALCRRHQALLIINDRADWVIPSQAHGVHLGQDDLSPQRARRLLGEKAIIGYSTHNQEQFAAAQDLPVDYLALGPIFRSPTKPGANPPLGLERLQTLCAASRLPVVAIGGINLQRALRVWEAGAASIAVISDIAGHPDPSARVRSYLQAYRRLRRA
- a CDS encoding two-component regulator propeller domain-containing protein; translation: MFFFSFTQTAWLWGSGLDPAKHLTQYSWDVWHSEDGLPQDSVRTILQSSDGYLWLGTHEGLARFDGASFSVFNQGNSNLPSNSISSLCETPDSTLWIGTSGGLVRRQGREMVPLSTEDGLSSNVVEHVFCSLSGDVWAATSGGGVSLYRDGRFQSFDRQQGLGGDNVLWIAEDPSGTIWAATQGGYLNALREGMVRIYGPDEGLPQATVRTVLVVADGSLWIGTQDGLFRRRSGGIEEIALPEQLEQERINVLYQDKRGAVWIGTSGGLARYFEGRFEVFTTEQGLSSNAVRAIFEDREGSLWLGTHDGLFRFKDGSVTTFSRKEGLPDDLVWGMQTTRDGGLWVATDRGGVALLKDSQVVQVFDRRHGLGSDSIWTLLVDRQDRLWVGTAQSGVYRLSGGRFRRILDGEGQGQILTLLEDRRDGSIWAGTSNGLLRLEGERIAASLTIDDGLPSNEIWTLHQDSRDQIWIGTRGGGLARYDAKGAIRIYTEEDGLRSNSIFAIHEERDGTLWIATDGGGLSRLRQGRFDNVGSKEGLFGNVIFSLLDDDRGRYWMSTPRGIFSVDRQRLHQVASGQDLDLSFERYDKTHGMKAYHYIGTDPSACKTRDGRLWFATQKGVSVIDPDVRHHNKLPPPVVIERLLVNGEERTLGPDLVLPPGSSNIEIEYTALSFLSPSRVRFRYKMSGLHQSWTETSERRTRFDRLPPGRYNFQLVACNNDGVWTSLPVSLSFGLQPHFYQTRIFLTLAALLIGLAAWAGIRLRVRGLRRRNRILSQEIHERKRAEKALRRSEERFRSYFEMPLIGFAITSPERRFIEVNERLCQILGYSRRELQDLSWPALIHPDDRDMALMAYNKLQEGELDSLSTERRYLNKEGKTIHVKLSTACVRREDGSLDHFVDIVQDLTESKRLEQQLRDSRKMEAIGRLAGGVAHDFNNILTVISGYGQLLRSAINGDKRLRNQVDSILDASQKAENLTRQLLAFSRRQVLDPRILDLNKTIREMKNLLKPLIGEDIRLTTRLCKDLEPVKVDAGQIQQVLMNLAVNARDAMPDGGTFHIETGNVTLREGEASKVVQVPAGDYVLVTVRDSGCGMDSQTQERAFEPFYTTKGKGKGTGLGLATVYGIVKQSEGYIFLDSALEKGTTFRLYFPPVKGAKPAARSSKAKPPKAEGRETILVVEDDDGIRQLIAAILSKKGYQCLEASNGTAALEKVEGHRGHIDLLLTDVVMPGINGKELARRLSSSLRGLKVVFMSGYTEDAIDRHGVLEPGTHFLQKPFTPASLVSLIREILDGTARPPRQSRSDDSQSEEVSEDSGSN